One part of the Musa acuminata AAA Group cultivar baxijiao chromosome BXJ1-5, Cavendish_Baxijiao_AAA, whole genome shotgun sequence genome encodes these proteins:
- the LOC135674999 gene encoding glutathione S-transferase PARB-like — MGSVTVYGPPISTAVSRVLACLLEKDVDFKLVNVDMAKGQHKSPDYLKLQPFGQVPAFQDEHATLFESRAICRYICDKYANRGNQSLFGRNGGGPAERAQVEQWLEAESQSFNPPSSALVFQLAFAPRMGLPQDPAAIELNQAKLAKVLDVYERRLGESRFLAGDEFALADLAHLPNAHYICAAGKDDMFASRKNVARWWEEISTRPSWKKVVDMFSAPPA; from the exons ATGGGAAGCGTGACGGTGTACGGCCCTCCCATATCTACGGCCGTCTCTAGAGTCCTGGCCTGCCTCCTTGAGAAGGACGTCGACTTCAAGCTCGTCAATGTGGACATGGCCAAAGGCCAGCACAAGTCTCCCGATTACCTCAAGCTCCAG CCGTTCGGCCAAGTCCCGGCATTCCAGGACGAGCACGCCACTCTGTTTG AGTCGAGGGCGATCTGCCGCTACATCTGCGACAAGTACGCCAACAGGGGCAACCAGAGCCTCTTCGGGCGCAACGGCGGCGGGCCGGCTGAGCGGGCGCAGGTCGAGCAGTGGCTGGAGGCCGAGAGCCAGAGCTTCAACCCACCCAGTTCGGCGCTGGTGTTCCAGCTGGCATTCGCCCCCCGGATGGGGCTCCCGCAGGACCCAGCCGCGATTGAGCTGAACCAAGCGAAGCTGGCCAAAGTGCTGGACGTCTACGAGCGGCGGCTAGGGGAGAGCAGGTTCCTGGCCGGGGACGAGTTCGCGCTCGCCGATCTCGCGCACCTCCCTAACGCCCACTACATCTGTGCCGCCGGGAAGGACGATATGTTTGCGTCGAGGAAGAACGTAGCCAGGTGGTGGGAGGAGATCTCGACGCGGCCGTCGTGGAAGAAGGTCGTCGACATGTTTTCTGCGCCACCTGCTTGA